The following are encoded together in the Thermococcus sibiricus MM 739 genome:
- the asnB gene encoding asparagine synthase (glutamine-hydrolyzing), whose protein sequence is MKLVREMNDAIRHRGPDDEDIYVDENVSLGHVRLAIIDLSPKGHQPMRYEKDGREIWIVYNGEVYNFMELRKELEERGYTFNSNTDTEVILAAYLEWGFDCIKKFNGMWAFAIYDKGKNLLFLSRDRFGIKPLYYYYDGQNIIFSSEIKAILEHNIERKPNDSVIFDFLYYNLLDHTEDTFFEGIKRLMPGHSAVFDLTTRKLKTFKYYELREQVKLKTVITENPAVFRDIFKKAVQRRLIADVPVGSCLSGGLDSSSIVCMMREINKNLEIKTFSLVFPGFKLDESKYQESVVRECNVKRYTTTFTVGDILRDIDDLVYSQEEPFFTLSIYGQYRVMKLAKEHGMKVLLDGQGSDEILGGYHHFFEYYFAELFRSFRWIKLISEIIAYYKTYKSWSPISNMIFYLSPKFVKRLLWKRRFPYLADDFVERYKDRGSKEPQWGAKSLKEALILAETYYSLPHLLRFEDKNSMRWSIESRVPFCDHELVEYVLSLPAEAKIDKGITKKILREALRGILPEDIRTRTSKIGFATPDEDILRTEVGYTFAKSIIESNSF, encoded by the coding sequence GTGAAGCTTGTTCGGGAGATGAATGATGCTATTCGCCATCGTGGGCCTGATGATGAGGATATTTATGTTGATGAGAATGTTAGTCTTGGACATGTAAGGCTTGCGATTATTGATCTCTCTCCAAAGGGTCATCAGCCGATGAGATATGAGAAAGATGGGAGAGAGATTTGGATTGTCTATAATGGTGAAGTTTACAATTTTATGGAACTTCGCAAGGAGCTGGAAGAAAGGGGATATACTTTTAATTCGAACACTGATACGGAGGTTATTTTGGCAGCTTACTTGGAGTGGGGTTTTGATTGTATTAAAAAGTTTAATGGTATGTGGGCTTTTGCAATTTATGATAAGGGTAAGAATCTGCTCTTTCTAAGCAGAGACAGATTTGGAATAAAACCTCTATACTACTATTATGATGGGCAAAACATTATTTTCAGCTCAGAGATTAAAGCAATACTAGAGCACAACATTGAAAGGAAACCTAATGATTCTGTAATCTTTGATTTTCTTTATTACAATCTCCTTGATCACACAGAAGACACATTCTTTGAGGGAATAAAGAGGTTAATGCCCGGTCATAGTGCTGTTTTTGATTTAACAACTAGGAAACTTAAAACGTTTAAGTACTATGAGTTGCGTGAACAAGTGAAATTAAAAACAGTTATTACAGAAAATCCTGCTGTTTTTAGAGACATATTCAAAAAGGCCGTTCAGAGACGTTTAATAGCTGACGTTCCAGTGGGTTCGTGCTTGAGTGGTGGTCTTGACAGCTCGAGCATTGTATGTATGATGAGGGAAATTAACAAAAACCTTGAAATAAAGACATTTTCTCTTGTTTTCCCAGGGTTTAAACTTGATGAAAGCAAGTATCAGGAAAGTGTTGTTCGTGAATGTAACGTTAAAAGGTATACTACAACATTTACTGTTGGTGATATACTACGAGACATTGATGACTTGGTATACAGCCAAGAGGAACCGTTTTTCACACTTAGCATCTATGGGCAATACAGAGTTATGAAACTTGCTAAAGAACACGGGATGAAAGTTTTGCTAGATGGACAGGGAAGCGATGAGATACTTGGAGGTTATCACCATTTTTTTGAATATTACTTTGCTGAACTTTTTAGAAGTTTTAGATGGATAAAACTGATAAGTGAGATAATAGCCTATTACAAAACTTACAAATCATGGAGCCCTATATCGAATATGATTTTCTATCTTTCTCCAAAGTTCGTGAAACGTTTGCTCTGGAAGAGGCGCTTTCCGTATTTGGCAGATGATTTTGTTGAACGATATAAAGATAGGGGGTCCAAAGAACCCCAATGGGGTGCTAAAAGTTTAAAAGAAGCTCTAATTCTTGCGGAAACATATTATTCTCTTCCCCACCTCCTTAGATTTGAGGATAAAAACTCAATGAGATGGAGCATAGAGAGTAGGGTTCCTTTCTGTGACCATGAACTTGTTGAATATGTACTCTCCCTACCTGCCGAAGCCAAGATCGATAAGGGTATCACCAAAAAGATTTTGAGAGAGGCTCTAAGAGGTATTTTGCCAGAGGATATCAGAACTAGGACAAGTAAAATTGGATTTGCAACTCCCGATGAAGATATATTGAGAACGGAGGTAGGGTATACATTCGCCAAATCTATAATAGAGTCGAATAGTTTTTAA
- the wecB gene encoding non-hydrolyzing UDP-N-acetylglucosamine 2-epimerase translates to MKIATIVGARPQFIKMASVSRELEKKGLDEVIIHTGQHYDYEMNKIFFDQLGIREPDYNLGVGSGSHGYQTGEMLKRIEGVLMKEKPDLVLVYGDTNSTLAGALAAVKLHIKVAHVEAGLRSFDKRMPEEVNRVLTDHISDYLFAPTETAVKNLHNEGIKEGVYLTGDVMYDALLYNIKVAERESKILDELGLRPKKYILATVHRAENTDNKKNLENIVNAFIESGELIVFPAHPRTRRYLELYNLIEKIKNSNNLLLVDPVGYFDMLVLEENAKKILTDSGGVQKEAYFLKVPCITLRERTEWVETVKDGWNILVGADKEKILWAIAEFEPSGETYTYKFGDGKASKRIAEILWQNGS, encoded by the coding sequence ATGAAGATAGCAACAATCGTTGGTGCTCGTCCGCAGTTTATTAAGATGGCTTCAGTTTCGAGGGAGCTTGAGAAGAAAGGGTTGGATGAAGTTATTATCCATACTGGTCAGCACTACGACTACGAGATGAACAAGATTTTCTTCGATCAACTAGGCATACGTGAGCCTGATTACAATCTCGGCGTGGGCTCCGGAAGTCATGGCTACCAGACTGGTGAGATGTTGAAGAGGATAGAGGGGGTTTTGATGAAAGAAAAGCCAGATCTTGTTCTCGTTTATGGGGACACTAATTCAACTCTCGCTGGAGCTTTGGCTGCCGTGAAGCTTCACATTAAAGTTGCCCACGTTGAGGCCGGCTTGAGGAGCTTTGATAAAAGAATGCCCGAAGAAGTGAATAGGGTTTTGACCGATCACATTAGTGACTACTTGTTTGCTCCCACAGAAACTGCAGTCAAAAACCTCCATAATGAAGGAATTAAGGAAGGAGTTTATTTAACCGGAGATGTAATGTACGATGCACTACTCTATAACATCAAGGTTGCCGAAAGAGAATCAAAGATTTTGGATGAGTTGGGATTAAGACCCAAGAAATATATATTGGCTACGGTCCACAGGGCAGAAAATACTGACAACAAGAAGAATCTTGAGAACATAGTCAATGCATTTATTGAGAGTGGTGAGTTAATAGTTTTTCCGGCTCATCCAAGAACCAGAAGATACCTTGAACTATATAACCTTATCGAGAAAATTAAAAATTCGAATAACTTACTGCTTGTTGATCCTGTTGGTTACTTTGACATGCTGGTTCTCGAAGAAAACGCTAAGAAAATACTGACTGATTCCGGTGGTGTTCAAAAGGAAGCTTACTTCCTTAAAGTTCCCTGCATAACTTTACGTGAAAGGACTGAGTGGGTTGAAACCGTCAAGGATGGATGGAACATATTGGTGGGAGCAGATAAAGAAAAGATACTGTGGGCCATAGCTGAGTTCGAGCCTAGTGGAGAAACATATACTTACAAGTTTGGTGATGGTAAGGCCAGCAAAAGGATAGCAGAAATATTATGGCAAAATGGCTCTTAA
- a CDS encoding nucleotide sugar dehydrogenase, with protein MKLLGLNREEVKRAFKEGEFTVAVYGLGKMGLPLAAAFAEHGANVIGVDINEKVVESINSGTNHINEEPGLSELVERNVKAGKLKATTDGVWAAKQADVMIIIVPTLTDDRGNLKLDPVYDVAHKIAKGLEKGDIVITEATMPPGTTESLIPILEESGLKLGEFGLAHAPERTMSGTAIRDITGQYPKIVGASDEKTLEAVIGIYETINKKGVIPMSSIKAAEAVKVFEGVYRDVNIALANELALWCEEHGLDALEIFKAANTQPYCHLHMPGAGVGGHCIPIYPWFVINLVKKTNPRLIKTAREINDFMPHHVVELSIKGLNEVGKSLKGSNVLVLGLTFRGGVREFTKSPAILIIKELKEWGAKVYAYDPVCTPEDAERFGVEWKEDFKDIDAIIIVTDHKEFRDLDLEGIAKQVRNKVIIDGRNVLDAEKVIKLGFIYFRVGRSHS; from the coding sequence ATGAAGCTTCTTGGTTTGAATAGGGAGGAAGTTAAGCGGGCCTTCAAAGAGGGGGAATTTACGGTAGCCGTTTATGGTCTCGGTAAGATGGGCCTTCCCTTGGCGGCTGCTTTTGCAGAGCATGGGGCTAATGTGATTGGTGTTGATATCAATGAAAAAGTTGTTGAGAGTATAAACAGCGGTACTAACCACATTAATGAAGAACCTGGCTTATCAGAGCTTGTCGAGAGAAACGTAAAGGCCGGAAAGTTAAAAGCCACAACCGATGGTGTCTGGGCCGCCAAGCAGGCTGATGTAATGATAATCATCGTCCCAACGCTAACTGATGATAGGGGTAACTTAAAGCTTGACCCCGTTTACGATGTTGCTCATAAAATTGCAAAGGGCTTGGAGAAAGGAGATATTGTAATTACGGAAGCAACAATGCCTCCCGGAACTACAGAAAGCTTAATTCCGATTTTAGAGGAGAGCGGCCTCAAGCTTGGTGAGTTCGGCCTTGCTCACGCTCCCGAGAGAACCATGAGTGGAACCGCAATTAGGGACATTACTGGCCAGTATCCTAAAATAGTCGGGGCAAGTGATGAAAAAACTTTGGAAGCAGTTATCGGCATATACGAGACGATCAACAAAAAAGGTGTCATTCCGATGAGCTCTATAAAAGCAGCTGAAGCAGTTAAAGTCTTTGAGGGGGTTTACAGGGATGTCAATATTGCTTTGGCAAATGAGCTGGCATTGTGGTGTGAGGAGCATGGCCTGGATGCTTTAGAAATTTTTAAGGCAGCCAATACACAACCCTACTGTCACCTCCACATGCCGGGAGCGGGGGTGGGAGGCCACTGCATTCCTATCTATCCTTGGTTTGTTATTAATTTGGTCAAAAAGACGAATCCAAGGTTAATTAAAACGGCCAGAGAGATAAACGATTTCATGCCTCACCATGTTGTTGAATTGAGTATTAAGGGTCTAAATGAGGTTGGGAAATCATTAAAGGGAAGTAATGTTTTAGTTTTGGGTTTAACCTTTAGAGGTGGTGTTAGAGAGTTCACCAAGAGTCCAGCAATTCTAATTATTAAGGAACTCAAAGAATGGGGAGCTAAAGTTTATGCTTACGATCCGGTGTGCACTCCAGAAGATGCTGAGCGTTTTGGAGTGGAGTGGAAGGAAGACTTCAAAGACATAGACGCAATAATTATAGTGACTGATCACAAAGAGTTCAGAGACTTGGATTTAGAAGGAATAGCAAAACAAGTAAGGAACAAAGTGATAATCGATGGAAGGAATGTTCTGGATGCTGAAAAAGTTATAAAATTAGGATTTATCTATTTCAGAGTAGGAAGGAGCCATTCTTAA
- a CDS encoding nucleotidyltransferase domain-containing protein, with amino-acid sequence MSLEKLKAFVERIARHLEGKATIILFGSYARGNYNLASDFDIIVISDKLKGNPLERTRGLYMLNEEFLPVDIIAYTRKEFLKALENLSPSALDAMEYGKVLYDDGFYNVAKKKFEELKKKGLKKERYWMMAGL; translated from the coding sequence ATGAGCTTGGAAAAACTCAAGGCATTCGTTGAAAGAATCGCAAGGCACCTAGAAGGCAAAGCCACCATAATCCTTTTTGGATCCTACGCTAGAGGAAACTATAATTTGGCCAGCGATTTTGATATCATTGTAATTTCCGATAAATTAAAGGGAAATCCACTTGAAAGAACGAGGGGGCTATATATGCTCAATGAGGAATTCTTGCCCGTGGACATTATTGCCTATACAAGAAAAGAATTTTTAAAGGCCTTGGAAAATCTTTCCCCTTCCGCTCTTGATGCCATGGAGTATGGAAAAGTCCTTTACGACGATGGCTTTTATAATGTTGCAAAGAAAAAATTTGAAGAGCTCAAAAAGAAGGGGCTGAAAAAAGAGCGCTACTGGATGATGGCTGGCTTATGA
- a CDS encoding glycosyltransferase family 2 protein, producing MELPFVSVIIPAYNEEKYIGKCLEEWVNQDYPKDRYEILLYDGMSTDKTAEIVRDFERRYPELVKYRKNPKRRQVYAFNIGIQEARGDFFIIFGAHAYPERDFLRKSVETFLEIKEKEPKLAGVGGKIIKLYESRLAKFVALIYSSPLSGASTFWYEEKPHFAKTVAFALYDKKIAEEIGGFDEDMLTGNDFEFNLRINKRDYKLFFNPEIVSYYFARSTWKGFLKQSFNYGAVKSMAIRKGYFSPLWIFPIGFLGFEMLIPFWSILMWPFILYWLLLFGEGFRLWRRTKNADALALPPVMWLFHNLISFGFIAGLLLGKRAYR from the coding sequence ATGGAGCTTCCATTTGTCTCGGTTATAATTCCCGCTTACAACGAGGAAAAATACATCGGCAAATGCCTCGAGGAATGGGTTAATCAAGATTATCCGAAAGACAGGTATGAAATTCTCTTGTATGATGGAATGAGTACCGATAAAACCGCAGAGATAGTGAGAGATTTTGAACGTAGATATCCAGAGCTTGTGAAATACCGAAAAAATCCGAAGAGAAGACAGGTTTATGCCTTTAACATAGGAATCCAAGAGGCAAGAGGGGATTTCTTCATAATTTTTGGTGCTCACGCTTATCCTGAAAGAGATTTTTTAAGAAAAAGTGTTGAAACTTTTTTGGAAATTAAGGAAAAGGAACCAAAGCTTGCTGGAGTGGGAGGTAAAATAATCAAACTCTATGAAAGTAGACTGGCCAAGTTTGTAGCTTTAATCTACTCCTCACCTCTTTCTGGTGCAAGCACATTTTGGTATGAAGAAAAGCCACATTTTGCCAAAACTGTTGCCTTCGCGCTTTATGACAAAAAAATCGCCGAGGAAATCGGGGGTTTTGATGAGGACATGTTGACCGGAAACGACTTCGAGTTCAACCTGAGAATAAACAAGAGGGACTACAAACTGTTCTTTAATCCTGAGATTGTAAGCTACTACTTCGCCCGCTCAACGTGGAAAGGATTCTTAAAGCAGAGCTTCAACTATGGTGCGGTTAAAAGCATGGCAATAAGAAAAGGCTATTTCTCTCCCCTGTGGATTTTTCCTATAGGGTTTCTAGGGTTTGAAATGTTAATTCCTTTTTGGAGCATTTTAATGTGGCCATTTATCCTTTACTGGCTTTTGCTTTTCGGTGAGGGTTTTAGGCTATGGCGAAGAACAAAAAACGCCGATGCTCTTGCACTTCCTCCGGTAATGTGGCTCTTCCATAACTTAATAAGCTTTGGATTTATAGCTGGGTTGTTGCTTGGAAAGAGGGCCTATAGGTGA
- a CDS encoding UDP-N-acetylglucosamine 3-dehydrogenase, protein MLRVGVVGVGNMGYHHARIYSEMAREGKVELVGVADANLERAKEVASQFKTKAFGDYKELVKEGLDAVSIAVPTSLHKQVALEFIENGVNVLVEKPIAESIENAQEIMRAAKKNNVTLMVGHVERFNPAVLKLKEAISQGLLGEIVTMNAKRVGPMVVRIADVGVIIDLAVHDIDVMSFLADSRVKEVYAKARNVKHPAKVDDYALILLGFDKGMDGVIETNRLTPHKTRTLNIVGTKGIAYLDYINQSLVVYDEEWVKEAKIQKQEPLRNELEHFIKCVEEKKVPLVGGEDGLHALEVAVKALESAGRDEVVKLR, encoded by the coding sequence ATGCTTCGCGTTGGTGTCGTTGGCGTTGGGAACATGGGCTACCATCATGCGAGGATTTACTCTGAGATGGCAAGAGAAGGGAAGGTTGAGCTCGTTGGTGTTGCTGACGCAAACTTAGAGCGGGCCAAAGAGGTTGCTTCCCAATTCAAAACAAAGGCTTTTGGTGATTACAAAGAGCTTGTAAAAGAGGGATTAGATGCAGTCAGCATTGCAGTTCCAACTTCCCTCCACAAGCAGGTCGCTCTAGAGTTTATTGAAAACGGGGTCAATGTTTTGGTGGAGAAGCCTATAGCCGAGAGCATTGAGAACGCTCAAGAAATAATGAGGGCGGCAAAGAAGAATAATGTCACCCTAATGGTCGGACACGTGGAAAGGTTTAATCCTGCAGTGCTAAAGTTGAAAGAAGCAATAAGTCAGGGCCTTCTTGGTGAGATAGTAACCATGAATGCAAAAAGAGTGGGCCCTATGGTTGTGAGAATAGCAGATGTGGGGGTTATAATTGATTTAGCCGTCCATGACATCGATGTTATGAGCTTTCTTGCGGATTCCAGAGTGAAGGAGGTTTATGCAAAGGCCAGAAATGTGAAGCATCCCGCAAAGGTGGATGATTATGCGCTGATCCTATTGGGGTTTGATAAGGGCATGGATGGAGTTATAGAGACCAACCGCCTAACTCCTCATAAGACGAGAACTCTGAACATTGTTGGCACGAAGGGAATAGCTTACCTTGACTATATAAACCAGAGTTTAGTTGTGTATGATGAGGAATGGGTTAAAGAGGCCAAAATCCAAAAGCAAGAGCCCCTGAGAAATGAACTTGAACACTTCATAAAGTGTGTAGAAGAAAAGAAAGTTCCTTTAGTCGGTGGAGAAGATGGACTGCATGCGCTTGAAGTTGCAGTTAAAGCTCTAGAGAGCGCTGGTAGGGATGAGGTAGTGAAGTTAAGGTGA
- a CDS encoding DegT/DnrJ/EryC1/StrS family aminotransferase gives MIPIAKPLIGEEEINAVTEVLKSGMLASGKEVKEFEKEFAQYLGAKHGIAVVNGTAALDVALRALKIGPGDEIITTPFTFIASANAILFQGARPVFADIDEKTYNLDPNDVLEKITDKTKAIVVVHLYGQPADMKAFKEIAEDYKLYLVEDCAQAHGAEFEGQKVGTFGDIAAFSFYPTKNMTTGEGGMVVTNEDELAKRADLIRNHGQAEKYLHVELGYNLRMTNINAAIGRAQLRKLDAWNEKRIENAKLLSEGISKIDGLTPPYVDERVKHVFHQYVIRVEDDFPLSRDELMAKLREKGIGSAVHYPIPVHHQPFYQKLGYPKDICPNAIEASKRVLSLPVHPAVSEEDIAYIVSTLKMLYES, from the coding sequence ATGATACCAATTGCTAAACCCTTGATTGGCGAAGAAGAAATAAACGCCGTAACTGAGGTTTTGAAGAGTGGAATGTTGGCGAGTGGAAAGGAAGTAAAAGAGTTTGAAAAAGAGTTCGCTCAATACTTAGGGGCAAAGCATGGAATAGCCGTTGTAAATGGTACTGCTGCCTTGGATGTAGCGTTAAGAGCCCTCAAAATAGGGCCCGGAGATGAGATCATTACAACACCTTTCACCTTCATAGCCTCCGCGAATGCAATTCTATTCCAAGGGGCGAGGCCCGTTTTTGCAGACATAGATGAGAAAACTTACAACCTTGACCCAAACGATGTTCTTGAGAAAATAACGGACAAAACGAAAGCCATAGTGGTGGTTCACCTCTACGGCCAGCCGGCTGATATGAAGGCCTTTAAAGAAATTGCCGAGGACTACAAGCTCTACCTCGTTGAGGACTGCGCCCAAGCCCACGGTGCAGAGTTTGAGGGCCAAAAGGTGGGAACCTTTGGCGACATTGCCGCGTTCAGCTTTTACCCCACAAAGAACATGACTACAGGGGAGGGCGGGATGGTCGTAACGAATGAGGATGAACTAGCCAAGAGAGCGGATTTGATTAGGAACCACGGGCAGGCTGAGAAGTACCTCCATGTCGAGCTCGGCTACAATCTGAGGATGACAAACATTAATGCCGCCATCGGAAGGGCTCAGCTCAGAAAGCTCGATGCTTGGAACGAGAAGAGAATTGAGAACGCCAAGCTCTTAAGCGAGGGAATAAGCAAAATCGATGGTTTAACTCCCCCATACGTTGATGAAAGAGTTAAGCACGTCTTCCACCAGTATGTAATAAGAGTCGAAGATGATTTCCCACTGAGCAGGGACGAGCTCATGGCAAAATTGAGGGAAAAAGGGATTGGAAGTGCAGTACATTATCCAATTCCGGTTCATCACCAGCCGTTCTATCAAAAGCTCGGCTATCCAAAAGATATTTGCCCAAACGCAATCGAAGCCTCAAAGAGAGTGCTAAGCCTTCCGGTGCATCCGGCCGTTAGCGAGGAGGACATAGCTTATATAGTAAGCACGCTCAAAATGCTTTATGAATCCTAG
- a CDS encoding glycosyltransferase, whose protein sequence is MRIVMTVTNPFKPDPRVYKEAKSLAKHGHEVYIIAWDREGKYPKEEVIEGFRVIRVGPKAGYGPLMALKLPLFYLNAFRVILKLKPDAIHTHDFDTAVLGFFFKKLKKKVMWVYDVHDLYESFVRNNRVSSLIKRLDSIIMGKADIVITVNQEMMKILLERARPNMTVIIMNTINPFGVSQKKAKIFTIFYGGVLSEGRFVKEIVDISSTLDVSIRIAGSGTLKDEIKSSSAVYLGHVPHERALEELSRAHVTFILYDPSVLNNKIASPNKLFEAMWTGTPVLVVKGTLPEKLAEKFVIPVDYSKSAVKKALKEIIETPKVIKKKAHFGRKIFLKKYTWDIMEKRLIKLYSEVLK, encoded by the coding sequence ATGAGGATAGTAATGACTGTTACAAATCCCTTCAAACCTGATCCAAGGGTTTATAAAGAAGCAAAAAGTCTAGCCAAGCATGGACACGAAGTTTACATCATTGCGTGGGATAGGGAGGGGAAGTACCCTAAAGAAGAAGTTATTGAAGGCTTTAGGGTTATTCGAGTTGGTCCCAAAGCAGGATACGGGCCGTTGATGGCGTTGAAGCTCCCACTATTTTACCTAAATGCTTTTAGAGTTATTTTAAAGTTGAAGCCAGATGCCATACATACTCATGATTTTGATACTGCTGTGTTAGGGTTTTTCTTCAAAAAACTCAAGAAAAAAGTTATGTGGGTTTATGATGTACATGATCTTTATGAGAGTTTTGTCCGGAATAACAGAGTTTCATCTCTGATAAAACGATTAGATTCGATTATTATGGGAAAAGCTGACATTGTTATCACTGTTAACCAAGAAATGATGAAAATACTGCTTGAAAGGGCTCGTCCTAATATGACAGTAATAATTATGAACACTATAAATCCTTTTGGTGTGTCTCAAAAAAAGGCTAAGATCTTTACGATTTTTTATGGTGGAGTTTTGTCAGAGGGTCGTTTCGTTAAGGAGATAGTTGATATATCTTCTACTCTCGATGTTAGTATTCGAATTGCAGGTAGCGGAACTCTTAAGGACGAAATAAAATCGTCCTCGGCAGTTTATTTGGGACATGTACCTCATGAAAGAGCCTTGGAGGAACTTTCAAGGGCACATGTTACTTTTATCCTATACGATCCTAGCGTTCTTAATAATAAGATCGCATCCCCTAACAAGCTGTTTGAGGCCATGTGGACAGGAACTCCTGTTCTGGTCGTTAAAGGAACACTTCCCGAAAAGCTTGCGGAGAAGTTTGTGATTCCAGTTGATTACTCAAAAAGTGCCGTTAAGAAGGCACTTAAAGAAATCATTGAGACCCCCAAAGTCATAAAAAAGAAAGCTCACTTTGGCAGGAAAATTTTCCTAAAGAAATACACATGGGATATAATGGAGAAGAGGCTTATCAAACTTTACTCGGAGGTGCTCAAATGA
- a CDS encoding HEPN domain-containing protein, whose protein sequence is MFKEEEYERWMREAKRTLSSAYSDLEHAYYEWASFKAQQAAELAVKAILRGIGLAPIGHSITKLLRELNTLGIDVPKEILYYAMELDRNYIAPRYPDAYSEGAPFEYYSEEIAKELISYVEKIIKFVEGLKNELGKTQGIR, encoded by the coding sequence ATGTTTAAAGAGGAAGAATATGAGAGGTGGATGAGAGAAGCCAAGAGGACTTTAAGTTCTGCATATTCCGATTTAGAGCATGCCTACTATGAGTGGGCAAGTTTTAAAGCCCAACAGGCTGCAGAACTTGCTGTCAAGGCCATTTTAAGAGGAATCGGCCTTGCACCAATTGGACATTCGATAACCAAGCTCTTACGGGAGTTAAACACCCTTGGAATAGATGTTCCAAAAGAAATCCTATACTACGCCATGGAGCTCGACAGGAATTATATTGCTCCAAGATACCCAGATGCATATTCCGAAGGTGCCCCTTTTGAGTATTATTCGGAAGAAATAGCCAAAGAACTTATATCCTATGTGGAAAAGATAATTAAATTCGTTGAGGGCCTGAAAAATGAGCTTGGAAAAACTCAAGGCATTCGTTGA
- a CDS encoding acyltransferase, which produces MTQKYFVHPLAVVEENVEIGEGTRIWHFAHIRKGAKIGKNCNIGKDVYIDVGVEIGNNVKIQNGVSVYRGVKVEEDVFLGPHMTFTNDLYPRAFNQDWELVSTLVKKGASIGAHATIVCGVTIGEYAMVGAGAVVTKDVPPFGLVFGNPARLKGFVCYCGRKLKEKIGENEGNVIFKCSHCGREVKIKREDYEKYLKEKDL; this is translated from the coding sequence ATGACTCAAAAGTATTTCGTTCATCCTTTGGCTGTTGTGGAAGAAAACGTTGAAATCGGAGAAGGAACCAGAATATGGCACTTCGCTCACATAAGAAAGGGGGCAAAAATAGGCAAAAACTGCAACATTGGAAAGGACGTTTACATCGACGTGGGAGTTGAGATAGGCAACAACGTGAAAATCCAGAACGGAGTGAGCGTTTATCGCGGCGTCAAGGTTGAGGAGGATGTCTTTCTCGGCCCGCATATGACTTTCACCAATGATCTTTATCCAAGGGCCTTTAATCAGGACTGGGAACTGGTGTCAACTTTAGTAAAGAAGGGCGCAAGCATTGGGGCCCATGCAACCATAGTCTGCGGGGTAACGATTGGTGAATACGCTATGGTAGGGGCTGGAGCTGTTGTTACCAAAGATGTGCCACCATTCGGGTTAGTTTTTGGAAACCCGGCCCGTTTGAAGGGTTTCGTCTGCTACTGCGGAAGAAAACTAAAGGAAAAGATTGGTGAAAATGAGGGTAATGTTATATTCAAATGCTCCCACTGTGGGAGAGAGGTTAAAATCAAAAGAGAAGATTATGAAAAATACCTGAAAGAAAAAGACTTGTGA